The Cystobacter fuscus DSM 2262 genome contains a region encoding:
- a CDS encoding cytochrome P450, which produces MNTVTSPPPASATGAPGGLPLLGHALRLLRSPLDYLQSLRGLGDIVQIRVGPSPLYVVTSSECIHQVLVTHAESFERGRLFDKATAAIGKGLVVSNGSVHRRQRKLLQPGFHRARIHGYMETIHRQVDAQIAGWSPGAHLSVREEMHRLTLNAVTGTLFGANTEERIAAEIGDYIDAANSWVGLHTLLSGRVFERLPIPINQAFVRKKARFNEIIAAYIESRRADDRDQGDLLSALLAAQDDETGQGMSDEQLRMEISGLFVAGSETTATALTWLFHEVGRHPEVDARLHAELDAVLGGRPVTMEDLPRLQYLQNVISETLRRHSPIWVLTRRTLRALELAGTHLPAGAEVIISPMMVHRDPRLYPEPLRFDPDRWLPERMQKIPRHAFIPFGDGKHKCIGDVFARTEMVIAVATIAARWRLVPVPGHHVREVPRAVLRPNQVLMTAVPRSSTPVS; this is translated from the coding sequence ATGAACACCGTGACCTCTCCGCCCCCTGCCTCCGCCACAGGGGCGCCAGGCGGGTTGCCGCTGCTTGGTCATGCGCTCCGGTTGCTGCGCTCACCTCTCGACTATCTGCAGTCGTTACGTGGACTCGGTGACATCGTCCAGATCCGGGTCGGGCCCTCGCCCTTGTATGTGGTTACCTCTTCTGAGTGCATCCATCAGGTGCTGGTCACTCACGCCGAGAGCTTCGAGAGAGGGCGCCTCTTCGACAAGGCGACGGCCGCGATCGGCAAGGGGCTCGTCGTCTCCAACGGGAGCGTTCACCGGCGGCAACGAAAACTCCTCCAGCCGGGGTTCCACCGCGCGCGCATCCACGGCTACATGGAGACGATCCACCGGCAAGTAGACGCGCAGATTGCCGGATGGTCGCCGGGTGCCCACCTCTCAGTGCGCGAGGAGATGCACCGTCTGACGCTCAATGCCGTCACCGGGACGCTGTTCGGCGCGAACACCGAGGAGCGCATCGCCGCCGAGATCGGCGACTACATCGACGCCGCCAACTCCTGGGTGGGTCTTCACACCCTGCTCTCTGGCCGCGTCTTCGAAAGGCTGCCAATTCCAATCAACCAGGCGTTCGTGCGCAAGAAAGCCCGGTTCAATGAGATCATCGCCGCGTACATCGAGTCGCGGCGCGCGGATGACCGCGACCAGGGAGATTTGTTGTCCGCGTTGTTGGCGGCTCAGGATGATGAGACCGGCCAGGGGATGAGCGATGAACAGCTCCGGATGGAGATCTCCGGTCTGTTCGTCGCCGGATCCGAGACCACGGCGACCGCGTTGACCTGGCTCTTCCACGAAGTGGGACGCCACCCCGAGGTGGACGCGCGCCTCCACGCCGAACTCGACGCGGTGCTGGGTGGCAGGCCCGTCACCATGGAGGACCTGCCCCGGTTGCAGTACCTCCAGAACGTGATCTCCGAGACGCTGCGCCGGCACTCGCCCATCTGGGTGCTGACGAGGCGCACCCTGCGTGCCCTGGAACTGGCGGGCACCCACCTGCCGGCCGGGGCCGAGGTCATCATCAGCCCGATGATGGTCCATCGCGACCCACGTCTTTATCCCGAGCCGTTGCGATTCGACCCCGACCGGTGGCTGCCGGAACGGATGCAGAAGATTCCGCGTCACGCCTTCATCCCCTTTGGGGACGGGAAACACAAGTGCATCGGTGACGTCTTCGCCCGGACCGAGATGGTGATCGCCGTCGCCACCATCGCCGCCCGGTGGCGGCTCGTCCCGGTGCCCGGTCACCACGTCCGGGAGGTCCCCCGCGCGGTCTTGCGACCCAACCAGGTCCTGATGACCGCCGTTCCCCGTTCCTCCACACCTGTCTCCTAG
- a CDS encoding terpene synthase family protein — translation MDTHRAAIEFRFPFPRDLSPDIEQAQRHSVAWARQMGLATTDFALGQLEAWNWGRLTGHCLPTGRGDVLDLATEWITWGFLYDDQFAGPLGNQPERVARITENMIGVLYSTSGTPGENAAARGIADILHRLTPKMSATWMARFRDHLRWYLIGVLRMTTFRKRLEAIDTQTAFEIRRLDIGMNAMIDFIEVAEGFEVPASVIGTSQIQALRQCVVDIVLLQNDVFSLPKDRHQQEVNVVLAMERSENLTTAQALERTAALLDETVQRFLTVKAGMAALYDALGLGATDRARMERYIHCLELMAHGSVYSHAECVRYSTRPEHTRPIAGRGFIQDLHLDAGIELAHELTRTNPG, via the coding sequence ATGGACACTCACCGTGCCGCGATCGAGTTCCGGTTTCCATTCCCTCGTGACCTCAGTCCCGACATCGAACAGGCCCAACGTCACAGTGTCGCATGGGCCCGTCAGATGGGATTGGCCACCACCGACTTCGCGCTCGGGCAACTGGAGGCGTGGAATTGGGGACGTCTCACCGGACACTGTCTGCCCACCGGGCGCGGTGACGTCCTGGACCTGGCCACGGAGTGGATCACCTGGGGGTTCCTCTACGACGACCAGTTCGCTGGCCCTCTCGGGAACCAGCCGGAGCGGGTGGCTCGAATCACCGAGAACATGATTGGCGTTCTCTACTCCACGTCCGGCACACCGGGGGAGAACGCGGCCGCGCGAGGCATCGCGGATATCCTCCACCGGCTCACTCCGAAGATGTCCGCGACCTGGATGGCCCGGTTCCGCGACCACTTGAGATGGTACCTCATCGGGGTGCTCCGGATGACCACCTTCCGCAAACGCCTCGAAGCCATCGACACCCAGACCGCGTTCGAGATCCGTCGTCTCGATATCGGCATGAACGCCATGATCGACTTCATCGAGGTCGCGGAGGGCTTCGAGGTGCCCGCGTCTGTCATTGGAACCAGCCAGATCCAGGCTCTGCGCCAATGCGTGGTCGACATCGTGCTGCTGCAGAACGACGTCTTCTCCCTGCCGAAGGACCGGCACCAGCAAGAGGTCAACGTGGTCCTCGCCATGGAACGCTCGGAGAACCTCACCACCGCCCAGGCCCTGGAACGCACCGCTGCCCTGCTCGACGAGACGGTCCAGCGGTTCCTCACGGTCAAGGCTGGGATGGCCGCCCTCTACGACGCCCTCGGTCTGGGTGCCACCGACCGTGCCCGCATGGAGCGCTACATCCACTGTCTCGAGCTCATGGCCCACGGCTCCGTCTATTCACATGCCGAGTGCGTCCGCTACTCCACCCGGCCCGAACACACCCGACCCATCGCGGGCCGGGGCTTCATCCAGGATCTGCACCTGGACGCGGGCATCGAGCTGGCGCACGAACTCACCCGGACAAACCCGGGGTGA
- a CDS encoding monalysin family beta-barrel pore-forming toxin, translating into MSNEKPVNVTQQDAGLLELRNVSDFLRHQKSAVTAPNIVTGQLNSTSYPWAVGGDSGIDSCLKNEDPPPGCWVDGETVHGGIYIKTQSWGTYTRPIFAYLKYVSTYTYPSGASQHYTTTQTVGLTETFTKEVKASYSVGANIDIVNTSSSIETGFSRASSWSQQTIQSWTTKLQGPATFYIYQVALVYAHCATMAGKSCASSFKYQRTRVINDGRTDLYYLSSISKKDMVILSKPLIPLSWDQVQQYVLIDNWNTWYFDYSAYSDPFRRY; encoded by the coding sequence ATGAGCAACGAAAAACCCGTGAACGTGACCCAGCAAGACGCCGGCCTTCTGGAGCTGAGGAATGTGAGCGACTTCCTCCGGCATCAGAAATCGGCGGTCACCGCGCCAAACATCGTCACGGGCCAGCTCAACTCGACGAGCTATCCCTGGGCCGTGGGCGGTGACTCCGGCATCGACTCGTGCCTGAAGAACGAGGATCCGCCGCCTGGGTGCTGGGTGGACGGAGAGACCGTCCATGGCGGCATCTACATCAAGACCCAGAGCTGGGGCACCTACACGCGGCCGATCTTCGCCTACCTGAAGTACGTGAGCACGTACACCTATCCGAGCGGCGCCAGCCAGCACTACACCACGACCCAGACCGTGGGCCTCACGGAGACCTTCACGAAGGAGGTCAAGGCGAGCTACTCGGTGGGCGCCAACATCGACATCGTCAATACCAGCTCCAGCATCGAGACCGGGTTCTCGAGGGCGTCGTCCTGGTCCCAGCAGACGATCCAGAGCTGGACCACGAAGCTGCAGGGGCCCGCGACCTTTTATATCTATCAGGTCGCGCTGGTGTACGCCCACTGCGCCACGATGGCGGGCAAGAGCTGCGCCTCCAGCTTCAAGTACCAGCGCACCCGTGTCATCAATGATGGGCGGACCGATCTCTATTACCTCTCGTCCATCAGCAAGAAGGACATGGTGATTCTGAGCAAACCTCTCATCCCGCTGAGCTGGGACCAGGTCCAGCAATACGTGCTGATCGACAACTGGAACACCTGGTACTTCGACTACAGCGCCTACAGCGATCCGTTCCGCCGTTACTAG
- a CDS encoding YdeI/OmpD-associated family protein, translating into MKPPSKPISKPSLKPTFFATPADWRAWLEKHHEQQPELLVGFYKRDSGRPSITWPESVDQALCFGWIDGVRKRLDEHSYTIRFTPRKPRSIWSSVNIQRVRELTGQGLMRPAGLRAFEARSEERSGIYSHEQKDTALPEAYDKQLKANKKAWSFFQSQAPWYQRAALHWITSAKKEETRLKRLATLLQDSAEGRTVHHLTRTPPAPK; encoded by the coding sequence ATGAAGCCCCCGTCGAAACCCATCTCGAAACCCTCGTTGAAGCCCACCTTCTTCGCGACTCCCGCCGACTGGCGCGCCTGGCTCGAGAAGCACCATGAGCAGCAGCCGGAGTTGCTGGTTGGGTTCTACAAGAGGGATTCGGGCCGCCCCAGCATCACGTGGCCCGAGTCGGTGGATCAGGCGCTGTGTTTTGGCTGGATAGACGGGGTGCGCAAGCGGCTCGACGAGCACAGCTACACCATCCGCTTCACCCCCCGGAAGCCACGCAGCATCTGGAGCAGCGTCAACATCCAACGCGTCCGGGAACTCACCGGGCAGGGCTTGATGCGCCCCGCGGGCCTGCGGGCCTTCGAGGCCCGGTCGGAGGAGCGCTCGGGGATCTATTCACACGAGCAGAAAGACACCGCGCTGCCCGAGGCGTATGACAAACAATTGAAGGCGAACAAGAAGGCCTGGAGCTTCTTCCAATCCCAGGCGCCCTGGTACCAGCGGGCGGCCCTGCATTGGATCACGAGCGCCAAGAAGGAGGAGACGCGGCTCAAGCGGCTCGCCACCCTCCTCCAGGACTCCGCGGAGGGACGTACCGTGCACCACCTGACCCGGACGCCCCCGGCGCCGAAGTGA